In Helicoverpa zea isolate HzStark_Cry1AcR chromosome 3, ilHelZeax1.1, whole genome shotgun sequence, the following proteins share a genomic window:
- the LOC124645942 gene encoding beta-lactamase-like protein 2 homolog codes for MAAVIPAVSKLTSRIIRILGCNPGPMTLQGTNTYLLGTGQNRILLDTGDKDVKEYQSQLAELVQAEQVNIEHIVVTHWHHDHIGGVENLYGTIAKQPKVWKYRRSPDDDQDELSQIYPIRWLTDGQELKVEGATVRVHHTPGHTTDHVVLTLLEENILFSGDCILGEGTAVFEDLYNYMKSLNRILELKPSVIYPGHGNIIEDPMKKIEYYIAHRNQREAQILETLKKNKEKQLNEMDLVKLIYTETPENLWPAAAYNVNHHLTKLTKENKLYCTTTDGETRWQYAGNVESNL; via the exons ATGGCCGCTGTCATTCCAGCTGTGTCTAAGCTCACTTCGAGGATTATAAGGATTTTAGGTTGCAACCCTGGTCCTATGACTCTGCAGGGCACCAACACTTATTTGTTGGGGACTGGGCAAAA tCGGATACTCTTAGATACGGGTGACAAAGACGTGAAAGAGTACCAGAGCCAATTAGCAGAGCTTGTGCAGGCCGAACAAGTGAACATCGAGCATATAGTCGTGACTCACTGGCATCATGATCATATCGGTGGAGTGGAGAACTTGTATGGCACTATAGCTA agcAACCAAAAGTATGGAAGTACAGAAGAAGTCCTGACGATGACCAGGATGAACTTTCACAAATATATCCCATTCGCTGGTTGACTGATGGGCAAGAGTTGAAGGTGGAAGGTGCTACAGTGAGGGTCCACCACACCCCGGGCCATACTACGGACCATGTAGTCTTAACACTGTTGGAAGAAAATATCCTGTTTAGTGGAGACTGTATACTGGGAGAAGGAACGGCTGTGTTTGAAGATTTGTATAATTATATGAAGAGTTTGAATAGAATATTAGAATTGAAGCCTTCTGTTATCTATCCAGGACATGGAAATATTATTgag GACCCAATGAAAAAAATAGAATACTACATTGCTCATAGAAACCAGCGAGAAGCCCAAATATTAGAAACATtaaaaaagaacaaagaaaaacaaCTAAACGAAATGGACttagttaaattaatttatactgAAACCCCTGAAAATTTGTGGCCTGCAGCTGCTTATAATGTCAACCATCATCTGACTAAAttaactaaagaaaataaactgtATTGTACCACTACAGATGGGGAAACTAGATGGCAATATGCTGGCAATGTAGAAAGCAATTTATAG
- the LOC124645941 gene encoding mRNA-capping enzyme, with amino-acid sequence MSQRDPGPIPNRWLRCPRKATGLVADKFMAFKTPLGSQFNDKVPEENRFTPSMLFVYMKSMKIQLGLWIDLTNTSRFYNKAEVEESGCKYVKMQCRGHGETPSPEQTREFINLVARFISQKPLEFIGVHCTHGFNRTGFLLVSYMVEHLDCSVQAAINEFARMRPPGIYKQDYLQELFRRYDEIELTPAAPALPDWCHEEEEDFDDDVPSNSTNTSTSNPRKHKGKGRRETTHKKATFMPGVRGVEPFDTQPRLSEVQKKAQQFCEWNTTGFPGSQPVSMDMVNLRKLHEKPYRVSWKADGVRYMMLIDGEGEVYMLDRDNCVFKVFGLRFPHRKDLRRHLKNTLLDGEMVIDKVDNKDIPRYLCYDVISFEGTDTGRMEFYPTRLSYIENEIVNPRHQAMKEGKIKKEQEPFSIRLKQFWELPMARQLLGEKFAKTLSHEPDGLIFQPSKERYIAGPCEDVLKWKPSHMNSVDFKLKIVTQGGQGILPTKVGYLYVGKMDQPFASMKVTKDIKHLDNKIIECTFENGRWVFMRERTDKSFPNSFNTASSVCESIKDPVTKEILLDYIDNHRFHDDSDMMPPPKRMRR; translated from the exons ATGTCTCAAAGGGATCCAGGACCTATACCCAATAGGTGGTTGAGATGCCCACGAAAGGCAACGGGACTCGTTGCTGATAAGTTTATGGCTTTCAAGACTCCTTTGGGATCTCAATTCAATGACAAAGTACCTGAAGAAAACCGTTTCACGCCATCCATGTTGTTTGTTTACATGAAAAGCATGAAA ATCCAACTGGGTCTATGGATTGATCTGACAAACACCAGTCGGTTTTATAACAAAGCAGAGGTAGAAGAATCAGGTTGTAAGTATGTGAAAATGCAATGCAGAGGACACGGAGAAACACCTTCACCTGAACAGACCAG AGAATTCATCAACTTGGTAGCCAGATTTATAAGCCAGAAGCCTCTAGAGTTTATCGGTGTGCACTGCACCCATGGTTTCAATAGGACCGGCTTCCTACTTGTTTCATACATGGTGGAACATTTGGACTGCAGTGTTCAAGCTGCTATCAATGAATTTGCTAGAATGAG GCCCCCTGGTATATACAAGCAGGATTACTTACAAGAGTTGTTCCGTCGATACGATGAGATAGAGTTAACCCCCGCAGCACCCGCCCTGCCTGATTGGTGTCATG AAGAAGAAGAGGATTTCGATGACGATGTACCCAGTAATTCTACAAACACCTCAACATCCAA TCCACGCAAGCACAAAGGCAAAGGAAGACGGGAAACCACCCACAAGAAGGCCACATTCATGCCAGGAGTCAGAGGCGTAGAACCCTTCGACACCCAGCCTCGGCTCAGTGAAGTACAGAAGAAAGCCCAGCAGTTCTGTGAGTGGAATACCACTGGGTTCCCGGGTTCACAGCCCGTGTCTATGGATATGGTGAACTTGAGGAAGTTACATGAGAAACCTTATAGGGTCTCGTGGAAGGCTGATGGTgttag GTATATGATGTTAATCGACGGTGAAGGCGAGGTGTACATGTTGGACCGAGACAACTGCGTGTTCAAAGTGTTCGGCCTTCGATTCCCGCACAGAAAGGATCTCAGGAGACATTTGAAGAATACTCTACTTGATGGC GAAATGGTGATAGATAAAGTGGACAACAAGGACATACCTCGATACTTGTGCTATGATGTCATCAGCTTCGAGGGGACGGACACGGGTAGAATGGAGTTCTATCCAACTAGACTGAGCTACATTGAGAATGAAATCGTTAATCCTAg GCACCAAGCTATGAAGGAAGGTAAAATCAAAAAGGAACAGGAACCGTTCAGTATACGGCTGAAACAATTCTGGGAGCTGCCGATGGCCAGACAGCTGTTAGGAGAGAAGTTTGCTAAGACATTGTCACATGAGCCCGATGGACTTATATTCCAGCCTTCTAAGGAG AGGTACATAGCCGGCCCATGTGAAGATGTGCTGAAGTGGAAGCCAAGTCACATGAATAGTGTAGACTTTAAGTTAAAAATTGTTACACAGGGTGGACAGGG AATTCTGCCAACAAAAGTGGGGTACTTATACGTGGGTAAAATGGACCAGCCCTTCGCTTCAATGAAAGTGACGAAAGACATCAAACACCTcgacaataaaattattgagtGCACCTTCGAGAACGGACGCTGGGTCTTCATGAGGGAGCGAACTGACAAATCTTTTCCTAATAGTTTTAATACTGCGTCTT CCGTCTGCGAAAGCATAAAGGACCCGGTTACCAAGGAGATCTTATTGGACTACATAGACAACCATAGATTCCACGACGATTCGGATATGATGCCGCCTCCCAAGCGCATGCGTCGATAG
- the LOC124645899 gene encoding NADH dehydrogenase [ubiquinone] flavoprotein 1, mitochondrial, whose product MAGVLARVIQRTKSQLGIAGPLVSVSNGQKRFQGQQQQPAGKERGGPLSDCDRVFTNLYGRHDWRLKAAMCRGDWYMTKEILLKGTDWIVNELKVSGLRGRGGAGFPTGMKWSFMNKPSDGRPKYLVVNADEGEPGTCKDREIMRHDPHKLVEGCLIAGRAIGAIAAYIYIRGEFYNEASNLQVAIAEAYQAGLIGKNACGSGYDFDVFVHRGAGAYICGEETALIESIEGKQGKPRLKPPFPADVGLFGCPTTVNNVETISVSPTICRRGGAWFASFGRLRNHGTKLFNISGHVNTPCTVEEEMSIPLKELIERHAGGVVGGWDNLLAIIPGGSSTPLIPKHVCDTVLMDFDALVAAQSAFGTAAIIVMDKSTDIVKAIARLIMFYKHESCGQCTPCREGVSWMNKIIYRMVEGNASPKEIDMLWEISKQIEGHTICALGDGAAWPVQGLIRHFRPELERRMAAYASAYGPSKAERLY is encoded by the exons ATGGCTGGTGTGCTGGCGAGAGTAATTCAGAGGACAAAATCGCAATTGG GCATTGCTGGCCCACTGGTGAGTGTCAGCAATGGTCAGAAGCGGTTCCAAGGTCAGCAACAGCAGCCTGCGGGCAAGGAGCGTGGTGGGCCACTGTCAGATTGTGACAGGGTGTTCACCAACCTGTATGGGCGACATGACTGGAGGTTGAAGGCTGCGATGTGCCGCGGTGACTGGTACATGACCAAGGAAATATTGCTGAAGGGCACCGACTGGATTGTCA ATGAACTGAAGGTGTCAGGTCTCCGTGGTCGCGGTGGCGCCGGTTTCCCTACCGGCATGAAGTGGTCATTCATGAACAAGCCTTCCGATGGACGTCCAAAGTACCTCGTCGTGAACGCTGATGAAGGAGAGCCGGGGACCTGCAAGGACAGAGAGATCATGAGACACGATCCTCATAAGCTGGTGGAAGGGTGTCTCATTGCTGGTCGAGCTATCGGAGCTATTGCTGCTTATATTTATATTAGAGGAGAGTTTTATAATGAAGCCAGTAATCTGCAGGTTGCTATTGCTGAG GCCTACCAAGCAGGTCTCATCGGCAAGAACGCATGCGGTTCCGGTTACGATTTCGACGTGTTCGTGCACCGCGGCGCCGGCGCGTACATCTGCGGCGAGGAGACCGCGCTCATCGAGTCCATCGAGGGCAAGCAGGGCAAGCCCAGGCTGAAGCCCCCATTCCCTGCCGATGTGGGCCTGTTCGGATGCCCTACGACTGTCAACAATGTGGAGACTATTTCGGTGTCACCA ACGATCTGCCGTCGCGGCGGCGCATGGTTCGCCTCCTTCGGTCGTCTCCGCAACCACGGCACCAAGCTGTTCAACATCTCCGGGCACGTGAACACTCCCTGCACGGTGGAGGAGGAGATGAGCATCCCCCTCAAGGAGCTGATTGAGAGGCACGCGGGAGGAGTGGTGGGGGGATGGGATAACCTGCTGGCTATCATCCCCGGAGGATCGTCGACCCCGCTCATTCCTAAGCA CGTCTGCGACACAGTTCTAATGGACTTCGACGCACTAGTAGCGGCTCAATCAGCCTTCGGTACCGCAGCTATCATCGTAATGGACAAGTCCACAGACATCGTGAAGGCCATCGCCCGCCTCATCATGTTCTACAAGCACGAGTCCTGCGGACAGTGCACGCCGTGCAGAGAGGGAGTCTCGTGGATGAACAAGATTATATACAG aaTGGTCGAAGGAAACGCGTCACCTAAAGAAATCGACATGTTATGGGAAATCTCCAAACAAATTGAAG GCCACACAATCTGCGCCCTGGGCGACGGTGCAGCGTGGCCAGTCCAGGGCCTCATCCGTCACTTCAGGCCCGAGCTCGAGCGTCGCATGGCGGCCTACGCCAGCGCCTACGGGCCCAGCAAGGCCGAGCGACTATACTAG